The Paramicrobacterium fandaimingii DNA segment GACGACGTCTGGCTTGGCCAGCCGGGACAGCTCCCCATCAGGATCCGAAACCGAAACGTACGCCCGCTCGTTGCGCACATCGATGTCAATATCTCCGCCAAGGTCGCAGATATCCAGAAACTCTTCAATGTAATCGGCCGCGGCATCGCCCTCGCGATCAGTGGCTTCTGTGCTCTGGGTATCGTTCATCGTCTCGGACATGTCTATTTCTTCCCTTTGGAATCGGGCGCTTTCGGCTTTGAGTCTGGATTCTTCTTCGGTTGCGGCTGTGGCGCGGGCTTCCCCTGCTGAGCGAGTTTCTTCGCTCTGTTCTTGTTCACGGGCTGCTGCCGCTGCGCAGGCTTCTTCTCCTCAACGACGATGGGGTCATCGGCCTTCGCCAACTTATCGATCTTTCCCTTGCGGGCAAGACGAGCTTCGCGCTCACGCGCAGCCTCTGTACCAGGCGTCGGCATGTTGCGAATGATGATGAACTGCTGCGCCATTGTCCAAATGTTGGAGACGAGCCAGTAGAACATCACACCGAGAGGGAACGCGAAGCCAGAGAAGAGGAAGACGAACGGAAGCAGGTAGAGCAGAATGCGCTGCTGCTTAAACATCGGAGAAGCCTTCGTCTCCTCGGAAATGTTCTTCGACATGATCTGCAGCTGGGTGAAGAACTGCGAACTCGTCATCAGCGCGACCATGATGGCCGCGATGACCATGACAGCGACAGCCGGAGGAGTCGCGTTCATAGCGTCCTGAAAGCTGGAGTGCAGAGGTGCCATGCCGAACAGCGACGCATCGCCGAACAGGGACGCGAGTTCTTGGTTCAGCGGCCCGACGCCCTGCTTGCCAGAAGCAGCTTCACGGAGCACCGAAAACAACGAAAAGAAAATTGGCATCTGAACGAGCAGGGGAAGGCACGAACCCATCGGGTTGGTGCCCGTTTTCTTGTACAACGCCATTGTCTCGCGGCTCATCGCCTCGCGAGACATCTGGTCACGCTTGCCTTTGTACTTGTCTTGAATCTTCTTGAGCTGGGGTGCGACCTCCATCATTCTGCGCTGATTCTTGATCTGCTTCACAAACAGCGGAATCAGAAGCGCACGCACGACAAGCACAAGACCGACGATCGAAAGCACCCAGGTCAGCCCGGCAGCAGGATCCATTCCCACAAACGAGAAGATGGAATGGAATGTTACAAGGATCAGCTCGACCGCCCATTTGAGCGGCCAGAGGATCGTACCGATGATGTCCATGGGGCGATCAGTTCTTTCTGTCGGTAGGGGAGACCACAAACCCGTGAGGGGTCACGGCATAACGGAAGTTCTTCTTTGCAGGCACGTCATCGATTCCACCGGCCGCCCAAGGATGGCAGCGAAGGATTCGCCGAATACCCATCACCGATCCGATCGCGACTCCATGGATCTGAATCGCCTGAAACGCGTAAGCGGAACACGACGGATAGTACCGACAGACATCGCCGTACAAGGGCGAAATGATGCGTCGATACACCTGCAGCACAGCCACAGCAAGGTTGCGCGGAATCAGCAGAACAGTACGA contains these protein-coding regions:
- the yidC gene encoding membrane protein insertase YidC; the protein is MDIIGTILWPLKWAVELILVTFHSIFSFVGMDPAAGLTWVLSIVGLVLVVRALLIPLFVKQIKNQRRMMEVAPQLKKIQDKYKGKRDQMSREAMSRETMALYKKTGTNPMGSCLPLLVQMPIFFSLFSVLREAASGKQGVGPLNQELASLFGDASLFGMAPLHSSFQDAMNATPPAVAVMVIAAIMVALMTSSQFFTQLQIMSKNISEETKASPMFKQQRILLYLLPFVFLFSGFAFPLGVMFYWLVSNIWTMAQQFIIIRNMPTPGTEAAREREARLARKGKIDKLAKADDPIVVEEKKPAQRQQPVNKNRAKKLAQQGKPAPQPQPKKNPDSKPKAPDSKGKK
- the yidD gene encoding membrane protein insertion efficiency factor YidD, coding for MIGDVLRTVLLIPRNLAVAVLQVYRRIISPLYGDVCRYYPSCSAYAFQAIQIHGVAIGSVMGIRRILRCHPWAAGGIDDVPAKKNFRYAVTPHGFVVSPTDRKN